Part of the Candidatus Thiothrix putei genome, AGTGCTGCACTCTCTTCAGAGCAATATAACTATGATATCGTGAAGAAATTCGCGATAGCTTCGATCATCTGGGGTATCCTCGGCATGACTGCCGGTGTGTATATCGCGTCAGAATTGGCTTGGCCTTTCCTGAACTTCGATATTGCCCAGATCACGTTTGGACGCTTGCGTCCGTTACATACCAGTGGTGTTATCTTCGGTTTCGGTGGTAATGCGCTGTTTGCGACTTCTTACTATGTAGTACAACGTACTTGCCAAGCACGTCTGGCAGGTGGCACTTTCTGGCCTAACTTTACCTTCTGGGGCTGGAACTTATCTGTTTTAGTGGCTGGTTTGTTGTACCTGCAAGGTTACACTCAAGGTCGTGAATACGCAGAGCCAGTTTGGTTCGTTGATATTGCGATTACTGTGGTTTGGGTCGTTTACTTCCTGATCTTCACTATCACCTTGATGAAGCGTAACCAGCCTCACATTTATGTGGCTAACTGGTTCTATATGTCGTTCATCTTGGCAACGGCATTGCTGCACATTTTCAACAACTTGGCAGTACCTGTTAGCTTGACGTCGGCGGCGTCTTATAGCTTGTTCTCTGGTGCGCAAGATGCGATGACGCAGTGGTGGTACGGTCACAACGCGGTGGGTTTCTTCCTGACAGCGGCATTCTTGGGGATGATGTACTACTTTGTGCCTAAGCAAGCAGGTCGTCCGGTTTACTCTTACCGTTTGTCCATCATCCACTTCTGGGCATTGAGCTTCATGTACATGTGGGTAGGTACTCACCACCTGCACTGGACGGCTATCCCTGACTGGACTTCCACATTGGCAGCAACCTTCTCCATCATGCTGTTGATGCCATCGTGGGGTGGTATGATCAACGGTATCATGACCCTTTCAGGTGCATGGGATAAACTGCGTACTGACCCTATCATGATGTTCATGATTACAGCGCTGTCTTTCTATGGTATGTCTACCTTTGAAGGCCCGATGATGTCGTTGAAGAGTGTTAACGCGCTGTCACATTACACTGACTGGACAGTAGGTCACGTTCACTCTGGCGCTCTGGGTTGGGTGGCAATGATCTCTATCGCGTCGTTCTATCACATGATCCCGCGTCTGTGGAACACCACGCTGTACAGTATGCAAATGGTTTACACGCATTTCTTCTTGGCGACTATCGGTACTATCCTGTACATCACTGCATTGTGGGTATCCGGTATCGGTCAAGGTTTAATGTTGCGTGCGTTTGATGAATACGGCAACTTGGCTTATACCTTCGTTGAAACGGTTGCGTTCATGCATGGCCCATTGGTAGCACGTGCGGTAGGCGGCTTGTTCTTCTTGTCGGGTATGTTGTTGATGGCTTATAACATCTACATGACCATTTCGCGTGCAAAACAGGAAGAAGGTGTTCCTGCGACTGCTGCTGCTAAAGCGTAATCAGGGAGAGTTGAGATATGTTTAAACACGAAAGTATCGAAACCAATTCGGGACTGTTGATTGTCCTGACCCTGGTTGCTATCAGTATTGGTGGTCTGGTGGAAATCGTTCCATTGCACTACATCAATGAAACTGTGGAAGATGTGAAAGACCCCGCGACCGGTTTGGAAGTTGTGCGTCCTTACACACCGTTAGAGCAACGTGGGCGTGACATTTACGTCCGTGAAGGTTGCTACACTTGCCACTCACAAATGATCCGTCCGTTCCGTGATGAAGACCTGCGCTATGGTCACTATTCACTCGCTGCTGAGTCCAAGTACGATCACCCATTCCAATGGGGTTCCAAGCGTACTGGCCCCGATTTGGCGCGTGTTGGTGGTAAATATTCCAACGAATGGCAAGTTCAGCATTTGATGGCACCGCGTTCAGTCGTGCCTGAATCCATTATGCCTAACTATCCTTGGTTGCAAACCTCGGATTTGGATTTGTCGGATCTTCAAGATCGTATGGTGGCGTTGAAACGGGTAGGTGTGCCTTACTCGCAAACCACAGTTGAATACGAAGATAACGTGAAGAAGTTTGGTGAAGAGGTCGCTAAGAAACTTGACATCAATCAAGCAGAGGCTAATCTGATTGCACAGGCTAAAGCAGGCAACTACGACGGTAATCCTAACAACATCAGTGAGATGGATGCCTTGGTTGCTTACCTGCAAGTGCTGGGTACGATGGTTGACTTTAAAAAGTTTGATGAAGACCACTTCATTCAATTCCGTTAATTTTCTGTGCTACTGGATAGTGGCCTCTGTTGACAAGGTGAGGATCAAATGCTGACAGACTTCTGGACATGGATCTTGGATCTAGGTAACAGCAAGACCGTTGCGTTGCTGATCTTTTTTACGACGTTTGTGGGTATCGTCATCTACGTTTATTCCAGCCGCAAACGTGGCGAAAGGCTTGAGTCTTATCGCTACATGCCGCTGATGGATGAGGATGAAGCAGACAAACGTGTCAAAGCAGCAGAGGCGGCTTCCCAATCAAAAGGTGAGAAATAGTTATGGCTACTCCTGTAAAAGACCCTTTGACCGGCGCAGAAACGACTGGTCACGTTTGGGATGATTCGTTACAAGAATTTAACAATCCCCTGCCACGCTGGTGGTTGTGGACATTCTACGGCACGATCATTTTTACCATTTTATACTGGGTTATGTACCCTTCTTGGCCGATTGGTAATACCTATTTAAAAGGTATTGGTAACGATATTACCTATAAGACTGATGCGGGCGAAGAGAAAACCACCCACTGGAACATGCGTGCACTATTGGCGCATGACATGCAAAACGGTGCAGAAGCGATCAAGCAGCAAGAATACCTCGCTAAAGTTGGCGCGGCTTCTTATGAGCAAATTGCACAAGATCCTGATATGTCTTCTTTCGTGCGTTCTTACGGCGTAGGCATGTTCGGTGATAACTGTGCCGCTTGCCACCAGTCTGGCGGTCAAGGTGTGGTCGGTCAATTCCCTAACTTGGTGGATGATGATTGGTTGTGGGGTGGTGACACCACGGCGATTGAAAATACTATCCGTCATGGTCGTTTGGGTTACATGCCTGCTTACAGCAAAACCTTTGATGAAACGCAACTCAATCAAGTGGCTAACTACGTGTTAACACTGTCTGGGGAGCCAGCAGTAGATGCAGCCGCCGCCGCAGAAGGTCAAAAAATCTTCCAAGGCCAAGCAGGTGGTTGCTACATGTGCCATACAAAGGAAGGCACAGGTATGCACGCACAAGGTTCTGCTAACCTGACTGATAAAGTTTGGACAATTGCTAACCTGCCAGCCGCAGAAACCCCTGAAGCTAAATTGGAAGCGGTGAAAGCCGTTATCCATAATGGTGTTAAGCGTCAAATGCCTGTGTTCGGTAAAGACGGTCGTAACCTGTCTGATACTGAAATCAAGGTATTGGTTGCTTACCTGCAACAGATGTCCGGCGGTGCTGGCGCACAGTAAGATACGCTGTTTTCAGGTATGATAGAGGCCGGATTTGTTCCGGCCTTTTTGCGTTATGAACCTTTAAGACAACCGATTGCTACATGAAAATTCGCGAAAATTATTCCCTGAAAGCACTCAATACCTTCGGGTTAGCTGTTAAAGCCCGTTATTTCTGTAGCTTGCACAAGCTGAGTGGAGTACGCACCTTGATGGCCTGGCAGCAGGAACATCCTGATTTACCGCTATTATTTCTGGGAGGCGGCAGTAATATATTGTTCGTCAATGATTATCCGGGCTTAGTCGTGCAAGTGCGCTTGGAAACCTTGGAAGTATTGGGACAGGATGAGAATTACCATTATGTACGTGCGGGAGCAGGCAATAACTGGCATGAATTTGTGCAATGGACTATCGCACAAGGCTTTGCAGGGCTTGAAAACTTATCGTTGATTCCAGGAACCGTCGGCGCAGCACCAATGCAGAATATTGGTGCGTATGGCGTAGAGCTAAAAGATCATGTATATGAAGTACAAGCTTTAGACTGGCGCACCGCAGAAATCCGTGATTTTAATGTTGAAGAGTGCCGTTTTACTTACCGTGATAGCTATTTCAAATCGGTAGAACCGGATCGTTGGTTGATTGTGGCAGTAGTATTCCGTTTGCCGCGTCAGCCACAGTGGAAAATCGACTATTCAGGGGTGAAAGAGCTGTTAGCAGGCAAAATGTTAAATGCGCGTTTGATCAGCGATGCCATTATCAGCATCCGCCAAAGCAAATTGCCAGATCCTGCTGAAATTGGTAACGCAGGCAGTTTTTTCAAAAACCCACTCATTACACCAGCGCAATGGGCGGCACTCAAAACGCAATTTCCTGATATACCGGGGTGGCCTCAACAGGGTCAAGTGAAAACCTCAGCGGGTTGGTTAATTGATCAATGTGGCTGGAAGGGTAAACGTGACGGTGATACAGGCACTTACGCCAAACATGCGTTGGTCTTGGTGAATCATGGCAATGCCACTGGTATAGAGGTGTGGGATTTTGCCCAGACGATTATTGCTTCGGTACAGGATAGCTTTGGAATTACCTTAGAGCCAGAACCACGGGTGATTCGTTAGGGGCGGAAGCATGTTCGACCTTACTGTAACCATTGCTCGACAACTTTGAGTAGCTCATCTTGTTTGACAGGTTTTGCCAGATAATCATCCATACCCATTTTTAGGCAGCGTTCACGGTCGCCTTTGAGCGCATTGGCGGTCATGGCAATCACCGGAATATGTTGCTTGAATATGCCCTCTTTTTCCCATTTGCGGATGTAACGGGTAGCCGTGTAACCATCCATTTCTGGCATATTAATATCCATCAAGACGAGTTGGTAAGGGCGATTGCGTAGGGCTTTGAGTGCCAGTTTGCCAGTGGTGACGTGCTCCACGTGAATATCGAGTTTTTCCAGCATCGTAACGGCAATTAGGGCATTAACAGGGTTGTCTTCTGCTAACAAAATCGCAGGCTCGATTGATGCAATAGATTTTAAGACGATATTCGGGAAGGGATGTGTGGTCTCTGGTGTTGGTTTGGTCTGATGATTGAGCGTATGTCGTCTTAAGGTATCCAGCAAGACATCCCGTAACGTGATGGAACGCACAGGTTTGGTAACGGCAGCTTGCACGCCCGCTTGTTGTTGTTTTTCAAGCGAAATACCGTAAGAGGTGAGCATGACAATCGGGGTGTGAGCGTGACGATGATCACTGCGGATGGTTTTGGCGAGCGCAATGCCGTCCATTTGTGGCATAAACCAGTCTAACAGCATCAGGTCAATGGGGCGTTGCTGGGTGATGGATTCTTCGAGTTTGTGTAAGGCATCATGCCCATTGCTGACGATAATAGCTTCAGCTTTCCACGCTTGCAGGTAGTTTTCCAGAATACGCCGGTTGGTTTCATTATCGTCCACCACCAGAATTCGGCGACCTTCCAAATGGTGGCTATTGTTGCCGAATGCATGATTTTCGGTGATGGGAAAGGTGATTTCAAACCAGAAAGTTGTACCCTGACCGGGAACACTGTCCAGTCCAAGGCGACCACCCATCATTTCAGTAAACTCGCGTACAATGGTTAACCCCAAGCCTGTGCCGCCGTAACGCCGGTTGATGGAAGCATCGACTTGCACAAACGATTCAAATACACTTTTTTGCATGGCGAAGGGAATGCCGATGCCAGTATCACGGACTTCAAAACGTAATACGGCTTTGTCATCGCGGATTTCCAGCAATTCCAAGCCGGTATACACTTCGCCACGTTCGGTGAATTTGACGGCATTGCCGACCAAGTTCATCAACATTTGCCGTAAGCGAG contains:
- the ccoN gene encoding cytochrome-c oxidase, cbb3-type subunit I — protein: MAHSAALSSEQYNYDIVKKFAIASIIWGILGMTAGVYIASELAWPFLNFDIAQITFGRLRPLHTSGVIFGFGGNALFATSYYVVQRTCQARLAGGTFWPNFTFWGWNLSVLVAGLLYLQGYTQGREYAEPVWFVDIAITVVWVVYFLIFTITLMKRNQPHIYVANWFYMSFILATALLHIFNNLAVPVSLTSAASYSLFSGAQDAMTQWWYGHNAVGFFLTAAFLGMMYYFVPKQAGRPVYSYRLSIIHFWALSFMYMWVGTHHLHWTAIPDWTSTLAATFSIMLLMPSWGGMINGIMTLSGAWDKLRTDPIMMFMITALSFYGMSTFEGPMMSLKSVNALSHYTDWTVGHVHSGALGWVAMISIASFYHMIPRLWNTTLYSMQMVYTHFFLATIGTILYITALWVSGIGQGLMLRAFDEYGNLAYTFVETVAFMHGPLVARAVGGLFFLSGMLLMAYNIYMTISRAKQEEGVPATAAAKA
- the ccoO gene encoding cytochrome-c oxidase, cbb3-type subunit II, whose product is MFKHESIETNSGLLIVLTLVAISIGGLVEIVPLHYINETVEDVKDPATGLEVVRPYTPLEQRGRDIYVREGCYTCHSQMIRPFRDEDLRYGHYSLAAESKYDHPFQWGSKRTGPDLARVGGKYSNEWQVQHLMAPRSVVPESIMPNYPWLQTSDLDLSDLQDRMVALKRVGVPYSQTTVEYEDNVKKFGEEVAKKLDINQAEANLIAQAKAGNYDGNPNNISEMDALVAYLQVLGTMVDFKKFDEDHFIQFR
- a CDS encoding cbb3-type cytochrome c oxidase subunit 3, producing the protein MLTDFWTWILDLGNSKTVALLIFFTTFVGIVIYVYSSRKRGERLESYRYMPLMDEDEADKRVKAAEAASQSKGEK
- the murB gene encoding UDP-N-acetylmuramate dehydrogenase, with amino-acid sequence MKIRENYSLKALNTFGLAVKARYFCSLHKLSGVRTLMAWQQEHPDLPLLFLGGGSNILFVNDYPGLVVQVRLETLEVLGQDENYHYVRAGAGNNWHEFVQWTIAQGFAGLENLSLIPGTVGAAPMQNIGAYGVELKDHVYEVQALDWRTAEIRDFNVEECRFTYRDSYFKSVEPDRWLIVAVVFRLPRQPQWKIDYSGVKELLAGKMLNARLISDAIISIRQSKLPDPAEIGNAGSFFKNPLITPAQWAALKTQFPDIPGWPQQGQVKTSAGWLIDQCGWKGKRDGDTGTYAKHALVLVNHGNATGIEVWDFAQTIIASVQDSFGITLEPEPRVIR
- a CDS encoding response regulator, translating into MKEVKPLHKRLQKQLKRSGLLQHGLPDDQNKWQNFLHQIDLSYTGTSDAQYLLERSLEVSSQEMRKLYDDLKAETEQRIEALHKSEQKTRFMANMSHELRTPIHGILGSLEIVKDTTLDPRQKLFVDTAYASCEVMLDVINNILDFSKLKAGGIELEIIEFSPRELVENISGIMSTMAQEKNLEVQCYIPENIPERVKGDPARLRQMLMNLVGNAVKFTERGEVYTGLELLEIRDDKAVLRFEVRDTGIGIPFAMQKSVFESFVQVDASINRRYGGTGLGLTIVREFTEMMGGRLGLDSVPGQGTTFWFEITFPITENHAFGNNSHHLEGRRILVVDDNETNRRILENYLQAWKAEAIIVSNGHDALHKLEESITQQRPIDLMLLDWFMPQMDGIALAKTIRSDHRHAHTPIVMLTSYGISLEKQQQAGVQAAVTKPVRSITLRDVLLDTLRRHTLNHQTKPTPETTHPFPNIVLKSIASIEPAILLAEDNPVNALIAVTMLEKLDIHVEHVTTGKLALKALRNRPYQLVLMDINMPEMDGYTATRYIRKWEKEGIFKQHIPVIAMTANALKGDRERCLKMGMDDYLAKPVKQDELLKVVEQWLQ
- the ccoP gene encoding cytochrome-c oxidase, cbb3-type subunit III, whose translation is MATPVKDPLTGAETTGHVWDDSLQEFNNPLPRWWLWTFYGTIIFTILYWVMYPSWPIGNTYLKGIGNDITYKTDAGEEKTTHWNMRALLAHDMQNGAEAIKQQEYLAKVGAASYEQIAQDPDMSSFVRSYGVGMFGDNCAACHQSGGQGVVGQFPNLVDDDWLWGGDTTAIENTIRHGRLGYMPAYSKTFDETQLNQVANYVLTLSGEPAVDAAAAAEGQKIFQGQAGGCYMCHTKEGTGMHAQGSANLTDKVWTIANLPAAETPEAKLEAVKAVIHNGVKRQMPVFGKDGRNLSDTEIKVLVAYLQQMSGGAGAQ